TGAGCTCATCCTCTGTATCAGGCTGCTGTTCGGTTAATTGTGGATTATCTACGCGACACACGAGCTTACAAATTGTGGACAGATTCAATGCAGCGCGTTTCAGCAAAGGTAATATCTGAGTCGGTTCCATGGCAGCGTTGTCAAAGGGCACAGCTGGTGTTATGCAATCTTCCAATGCTTCCAAATACACACAATGCTGCTCAAACTGttgtatgctgctgctgcttttaatcgTTGAACTGAGCAGCGCTACTATGCTCTCATCTATGCGCGCCAAGCGCTGCGGCTCCTGTTCAATGTTTTCCGTGGAGCAAACGATAAATTTGGCCATAGCCTCGGCCATGCACTCCAGGCTACTCGTATTCAATTCAACCGTTTGGCTAAGCTGCTCCACAATGCCCGCACAGCTTTGCAGCAGTTCGTCTGTTATTTCTATGTCCTTGCTGGAGAGCGCATCCTGCCAGCAGGTTGTAATCTCCCAGAGTGTATCCTGCGATAGATAATCGCCTACACGTTGCTCCAAACTGAACTTGAACAGTCGCAGAAAGATCTGCTGACGCACTGCCAGCGAGGAGTTATCCTTACTGCATATAACAGGCATTATCTGTGCTATGAAGCTGCCGCATACCTCAACCATGTCGTTCATGGGTGTTTGCTCCAACGGCTTACACATGGCCAGCAGTATTTTATCCACTGTTGCAGCGTTTATTAAAATGTCACCCGTATCCGTTTGGAAGAAACATTTGTGCAGCAGATTGAGATTATCGCGATCATTACTAACAACAACCTCCTCGGCTATGCGTGTGATGACCGTACAGGTCTCCGGACTGGCTAGCATTTGACGTACAACTGGCTCTGTGCAGAGCGGATAGGAAAGCAGAcgatgcagcagcaaattctgCACGCggtgcagttgcagctgcaaaaataaaaataaatatttaattttagttacttTTCATATAAATCATAAGCTAACCTTCAACAGCGTTTGAGCTATGTAATCAAAAGATTCTTGAGGCTCCAATAGCGTCAAGATCTCAAAGAGTATCTCCACCACTGATTCGCAAGCATCATCGTTGAGCTTTCCCAGTAGGGCCACAAATCTATCAAGTGTCGCTCGTAGCTCACCCAGCTCAGTGAGTCCTTTGTAGAACTCAGCATCGGTGAAGAGCTTCGTCAACGTGCGCACCTGGCGTATATAACGCCCCGCTATATATCCACTACTAGCAGTCACCTTGTCTAAGCAAATGCGCACGAGCTTGATCACTAGCTGTTTCAGTTCCTTTTGTATAAAGGCTGCTGCCTCATGCGCTTTTCTGGTTGGCGTGGAGTGCTGAGAAGACACTTCCTCTTCATTAGCTGGCTCAGCGAATTTGACGCTGTGCGTTTCCAGACTGGGATTAGCCACATGCAAATCCTGTACTAGCAGTAATACATGCGACAACAGCTGCTCGTTGACATCCTCAACAGCGAGATCATTTGTAATTAGCTCAAATATCCGTGTCCAAAACTTGTtcagcatttttatatacagcGCAAAggcgtttttgtttgttgcatcACTGCTGCACTGACGATCCCAAAAGGCTACCAGCGCTGAGGTATGTTGGAAAAAGTATTTAACATGCGCGCTATCGCTGCGCAGCAAATGTGCAATGGGCTCCAACAGCTGATGCTCAAGTAGGCCGTAGGCAAACACTTCCATCTGCTCAGTACGCTCGGCATTATTGTTGATCTGCTGCAGCACCAAACGCAGACACTCAAAGTAGGCGCTGTGCATAATCGAGGCGTCAGACTTAGCCAACGGTGGGTCGTGGGCATCCACCAAAGCGCTCTTCAGATCATCAAAGAAGCGCTGATAAAACTCATAAAGGTCCATATCCTGAAGACTAGCGGACGTTATCTTTGACAAAAACGGCAACAGATTGGGGCAAATAGCCTGAGCATTGCGATTAAACGCATTGCAAAGCAGCGATGACAACTTGGGCAGTAGCGCCTTGCGTATATTCAGTGGCACATACCTACGGTAATAAATGAGCATGCTTAGTATCTTaaagaattaattattaacactCTGAGCGAACCAATCATCATAGttgctttgcagcagcagcacacagccCCAAACATGTGGTGCCACCAGCGGATCCGTATCATCAATAAACTGGAAACTCAATGTGATAAGTTGATTTTTCTGTGGAGTCAGCACCTCTACCAGCTTGGCGCACTGCAGCATGTGATAAACGCACTCAAACCAGGCGGCTCTAAATATTATCAAGTTAGCAAATgatattattcaattttatgacGTATCACACTTACTTAATCGGCGGCTGCTTGCTTTTGGCAAAGCTCCAGAACTTCTGATGCGCTACCAACGTGCTTAAGCTTTCCTTCACTTGCTCCAGTTCAGCAGCTTCAGAAATTTGATCCAGAAAATATGACAATGCCTTGAAAGTGCTGATGATGACGCGCTGGTATTTCTGCTCGGCTTCCTCAGGCTTTAGACTCTTGCCTATGGAGAGCGTAGCGGCCGTGTGGAAGGTCAGATTTCTTGTGCTGTAGTCCAGGATTTCAGTTTGACAATGCAGGCATACCTCGCTGGGTCGAGCAAATGTCTCTTGCAAGGTATTAATAGCAATGCTGGCAGCGGGCGCATAGTTGTCAAAGCGACTAGCTAATAGGACAGGCACCAGTTGCTTCAGATATGGTGCCATGGCACGCTTGCACTTGGACATGAGCAACTGTAGCACTGTCTGCGATTGCTCGCGCACTGTATGGTCAATGTCATTGGCCAGGTTGTGATAAAACTTGGGCCACAGCGGCAATATGTTTTTTACTGAATCTAAATCCGATTCACTTATCAGCTCGTGCATCTCCTGCAGCGCTTTCTTTTTGGTCATGGGATCCTTTTTGGACAGCTTGCGCAGTATAATTTGAGTCTGTGGGCTTATACTTGCATCGAATGTCTCTGGCATTTGCTCGGCGCTAGCAAAACCAGGCGCAAAGGGCACCAAATTACCATCGGCTTGCGCTGAGAACCCCACAAACATGGGCGTTGCACTGCCCAACAACTCCGCCGAACGGCTGCTGCTCGACGGCTAAACACAATTTGAAACCATTAATCATCAATTATTCATTAATGCAAGTGCTTAAGATACGTAcctttgcattattttttgttcGCGGCGTTTGTTTCGTTTTGCCACCCATTTCTTTACACGTTGAAtgattatttgtatttcatcAGGTGGtgtggatgacagtgtgttgctTGCATAGTCTGAATGAACTAACTTATTTCAGGACTGGTTCTGTGTAAGCATCCCTTAATGCACTGAATAAGTTCGTTTCTATTTTGTTAACTAATTCCTTTCTTGTTCGTTCGATTTGATTTATcgttaaattttattcatttttagtGCTTTGTGCATAGCTTGTCTGTGAAGCCGCCCCTTTGCTTATGTATTTTACAATAAGATtgcattcatatatatattttctactAACTTCTATATTCACAGCAAAAGAACATAACATAATATGAACTTCGTTCACTTTAGTGAATATGTTAATTAGGCTCGTTCGCTCACGAGCGACCCAACACTAATCGCTAAGCATCCCATCTCTATTTAGTCTGCACGTGTTGCATTGTTTTGATTcacttttaaattagttaaattgctCAAAAATGTCGAAATTTCTATCATATTATAACCTATTTCCCATACCGGACCCAAAGGAGTTCCTGGGCATGGCTGCGGATAAGAAGGATGGCAATGTAATAACCACATTGGCTCGCAATGTGGTTGTTGTACTGAACGTTAGTATGAACGTATTTATCAAGTAAGTAATCCAAGTTAATAATGTGAAATCACTTTAGATCAGCACACATAAGCAAGTATACAGCTGGTCCATGCCGGAGAAGCTGTCCACGAAGGTCATATTCGATCAAAATAGCCAAAAGTATGTTGCCGTGTTTGGTAACCACGCTATACGACTTTGGGACACCGACACTTCGGATGTCGCCAAGTGCAAGAAGTTGAAGGTTTGTTGtcgttatttatttcatagtttcgtttataattgttttatatacagtTTCAGAAAAGCATTGCACATATGGTGCACACAGACAAGGAGGCGATCGTATTGTATAGCGATGGTACCTCGGAAACGCTCTCGCAAGCATTGGAATCGCGCAAGGATCAGAAAGAAGACACTGCAGAGCAGCTTGCATTGGCGGCTAGCAAAACTATGAGCAAGCCCACAGTGCATAAGCTAGCGAATGGCCAAGAACTGCTCACTTACTTCGAAGAACGACATGCGACAGGCGAATTGCAGCTTATACGTCATCCACTCGACAATTCAAAAATACGCTCATATGCCATAAAAAGGGAGGCAGTGCGTCTTGCTGGCTATGCTGTTATCGAAGGCGATGCCGCACCGCAACTGTTGACCATTTGTAagtttgtgtaatttaaaGTTGTTGGTTAcgtatattattgttatattatatTGCACGCAGGGTCTGATAAGCGCATATTCATGTTGAATCTTGCTGAGCGTACGCATGAATTGGCGCCTGGCCAATTTGTTTCTATGCTGGCAGAGCTGAATGTGGAAAGCAAACTGTCCGTGCACGGCTTGTCGCGCAACTTTGCCGCTATTTATGGTGCCAACTATGGCCAGGAGGGCGCCTCATTGTTGGTGTACAACACACTCTTTAAGGTGGTCAATGCCAAACAATACTTCAAGGTGTACTTGGACTTTTCGCGCCTGTGGGCGCGCGACGATCACATTCTGTTGGCAATGGGACAAAACATTGCCGCGGTGCGCTATTGCACGAATGATGAGCTGCTGGTGGATATGTTGGGCTCACAAGTGCACAATACGCAACTGACGCCGATTGAGTTGGATCACATAAACGAGGAGGAGGCACTGGAAGCGGTGCTTAAGTATGGTGGCTCCAGAACAGAGCATAAACCGATGACTAAAGGCAAGCTGGCGAATAAACCAGTAAAAAATTTGCCGCCTGCCAACGGAAAGACAGTGGCCTTTGATTCACCGGAAATATCGCAACAGGAGCTTGACGAGCTGGTCAAGACGCATGTGAGCGGCGAAATATTGCATGTTGACAATGGACTGGAAGATGTGCAAATAACGCTCATGGGCAACTATTTTGACGAGGGGCCACAAAACTTAGCAGTGCAATCTGTCATGAGACAACTTGAGCGTAGTGGTGCTGGCGAACAGGAGATTACAGAGAAACTTTTGACGCTGTTTATTAAAACGAAAGACTCGCAGCATGTGCTCATGTGTCTCCGTCGTTACACAAACATTTCGGAGCACATGCTGGCTTGGTGTCTACGCTTTGCATTGGACACCAGCACAACTGCACTTACGAATGGAGATGCCAAAGATAAAGATAGAGCTACGCCCGAAACAGATGAGCTGCTCAATGCTGTGCTAGCCTGCACCTTTAACTCGGAGGCAATTGAAAAGCATCTGAAGAAGCAATTAGAACTCCCCCATGTGCTGCGCTTGTTGAAGCACTTGTATGTGGTGGCCACGGTGCCCGACGTGCTGCTGGAAGAACGGCCTGATCATAATAACGTAACATTTGGCAACACATGCACCGAGCTGCAGGCAATGCAATGGCTAAGCGCATTGCTAACGTCACACATTACGCTGTTGACTATTTGCAAGGATAAGGAGCTCCAGACAATACTAAAGAAGTGGTCagaacattttaaattatatgcagaACTTTTGAAACCTTTGGCCATGGTAGTGCCGCTGCTGACGAACATAATAACGCGCCACCAGCCAAAGCGTCCTTATTCCACCATGTGGTACAACATTGAAAAGGTGAAGCTGTACTAAATGTAGTTACAATAGTTTAGTTTGCCTGCcactaaatttgttgttatttttaagcttaataaatgtAGTTTAATATTGCAAAGTTTGAAAGTCTTTAAAATACAATGCTGTAGACCGTTTGTCAGCTAGGCTTACGGCAATTATTTGACTCATCAATAAATGCTTTAAGACAAATGCCCCTAACCACAAGCCGCACTGCATGTGGAGCATTTaagctcgagcagcagcagctgctggctggtTAATAGCCAAAGTCGAGCAACACATGGGCGCTGACCAAGTACCAGTTGCCAAGCTACTGATTGCCATTTGACATGCTTGCAGCGCGACAATGACAAACCACTTAGTCAACTACAAACTCAACCACAACTACAGCTCCAAGTTTATTTTGTGGCCTGGCACTTTCTCTGCGCCTTTCTCGCAGTCCACTTGAGAGCGATGACCAGTCAAAAAatccaaaaccaaaaaaaaaaccaatccCAAAATCAAAGagaaaaactttaaataaaatggacGGAGTTTGGGTTTAAAAATAGCTACCCATTTGATACGTTGTTGATTAGATGTGGGTTGGGACCCGGAGCCCCAAGCTGACTCAGACTAGGGGCGACTTATATGGCATTGAGAGAGAGTTaagtatttaaagtatttaaataacgAATGCTGTTGCGAGTTAAAAGCATCTCTTCTTTTTATAACTAACGCTGGCTGGAATGATTGTAAGCTGAAGATTTATCGCGTGCGGCTTGGTAGTGTTGAGGGTAAAAACCTGCTTGTAACGTCATAAAATCgagataaattatttaattttcgatTTCCTAAAACCATTAAGCAAAGGCAGACGCCTAGCTACCAAGCTGCTCTTCtagcgagtgagagagcgagaaagcgagagagagagaacataTAGATTGCTAGCAATTGTAGCCCTTCTGCTTATGTACAGCCAGTGCGATGCTACAGGCTTCAACTTATGTATAACAAGTACATGGCCATAATGAAGGTTTGTGGCTGATGCtgcgcagccgccgccgctgccgctgtcgctgctgctgaccgtTGACTGCAGCGGCTAAGGATACAGATACATTAATGCATACGCCTACCTGTACCCAGGTAGCACAACGCAGGTAACTCTTTGtccaagcaaacacacacacgcacgcagaGGATGATGCGCGTTACTTGTTACAAACAAACGTTACCCCCTACGACAGCAGCACGCAAACAGCACCAACatctacaacagcaacaagaacaacaacagcaatatttAAGCAGCGTCATGATCATCAGCTACAGACCCTGGACAAAGGCACAAAATCTGAAGCCAGGGCTGCATCACAAAGTTGGATTgtaaaaagtaacaaaatatatttcaaacttCAGCAATGAACAGCAGATCATTGgtattaaattatagaaaaaatatgagatattaaattaaaaaccatttacaataaatgcaaataaagtaTTTGTGCCATgtagaatttataaaatatagcaTAGAATAATTTAAGTAGTAATATTCAGCTTTTTAGTAgtaatatttaagctttttaacGTAGAACTCtttagaattaattaattaattatagttatatataatataaatatatttatggtaataaatatatttatatattatatctTAAATTCCCTCATTCCCTTCTACAGCATCCCTGACAAAAACCTGActgattgcagctgctgctgtcgctgttgccgCTGATGCTCTTGTTGGCCCTTGTGTAAGCTGAAACGAGCTGACTTGGGCACCACTTGGCTCTGACTTTGCTGCCTGTTGCCTAAGCCCAGGCATCTCTCCTTTGTACGTTCCTTTGAAATGTTATTCATTTtggttattttttgttgcctcacagacacacatacatacagaaaAAAAGATAGTTGTGCATGTGAGCCCACTCGTTTcttaacatttctttttttttattttaacgaCAAACCGGCCggctttatttttagaattttgtcaGTTAAACTTGTTACCATGCTGGGTGAAACTGGCTTCaagccaagagcagcagcagctaaaaatgcaatgaaaatgaagCTGCGTTTCTGATTCTGATTCTGGTTCTTTTTTTGGTACGCTGGTCTCCAATCTCCGGCTTTTGTCTGCCTGCTATAACCTGAGGTAATGCTGTCCGTCCCCTATGTCTGTGGGTGTATGTGATtgagagtgtgtgtttgtatgtgtgtgtgtgttgtattgGTGACTTGGCATTGTTACTGTTCTCTGACTTTTTAATGCCAATGCCCAAAACCCGCCGGCcaacaaaaatagaaataaaagtggaagaacaaaaattgtatcgatcgttggctgttggctttgccgcttatttattttttttttttttctttcattttttaccttttgtgttttgtttttggcctgTACGCTTTGCTCAAGCGTTctacgcagcggcagcggccgtagcagcagcagcatcatcagcttcagcatcagcagcatcgGCATCTTAGCCAGCGCCAAGGGGGTACAGTTTCGCTTGGCACTGAAAAgttatcattttattattattttttggttttgtgttaCGTTTTCGCCGCTTTCTTTCGGGTTCGTGTTGAGCGAGGCGGTCGGCTTAGCagcatttacttaatttacttcttttttttaatttcattaatttgatttctttaaTTGAACCACGACGTTGTATTTGTTGGTCTCCATGCCTGTTCGTTTCACAATCAGATTATTGACTTTTCGGCTTGTTTGTGTACATTATTCAAATGTACCCCTAGCTATAATATATACTCTACccagacatacacacatagcAGGTATATACATAAGTGTGTGGTAAGCCTTTGTTTAGGCCAAACcatgttttgtttaatgacTTTTTATTAgttctggctctggctctggttAGAGTCTACATACCGAATAGCTTTGGCATGGAGCCATTCGATAGATCTTTTAAGATCAACTTAAGTAAATATGTTTCAAGCTGTGCCAGCCACTTGGCTATGCATATTCAGCTGAACATTAGTCCACGGTATCCAGGGGATTGGCTATCGCCAATCAACAGGTTTgcagtgttttttttataatattctaattagtttttatattcGAATACTTATGCTTATTAACCGACtaaagcagaaaataaaaaaattaaattcaagaCAGCAACCAAAATTTAGAAATgctcttaaaatttataaaattgctcATCTTAAGATAATAGATTAATCTTAATTCAtgattatacaattttttattttaatgtattgtaagaatataatattttgataagCATAGGTAAGGTGTAATAATAGTGTTTCATGGTATTATTCAGGAGAACGGATAAAGaatggaaaatatttgcaataactTTTAGCTCAAAAAAATCAACCctggtaaaaaaaaatagcctGAATGTATGggagctattttatttatgaacagtttattttatttgtatgtatttaaaatttttatgatgtatattaaaaaaaatgtatttgcaaaaattgaacattaatgagtttttatttaatttttttaattttacaaaaattataagctaTACGTTCCTTGGCAAACATATGTATTATGCATTCCATACATCCATACATTGCCCAAAGAATATAGCTGATCCAGTTAAGCGacgtaatttttaaattgatattcTACGTATACATTAAAAGCTATACATCgtgaatttacttttattaaaatatttcacaataacattattataaatgtaaattgaagaaatttttaaatgatgTAACCTGTTCAATATAAGATCTTAAATCGATATTCAAGACTGACTCGACTTCGAGCCTGTTAGTTTTGCGCGCAGATCACACGGCCCACAGTTCAGAGCGTTGAGAGTTCTTATTCCCAGCCGaagcaaaagccacaaaaaggcaaatacattgacatatttttacatgcatatatttatattcatatatacacacataaaagTCAAATATTTTCTCTGCCCATGTTCCCAGCGGCGCaagaaagaaacaaacaaaaagcgctCACGCCAGAAAAATCGGGAGGTCGATGTGTTggcacgttgttgttgttgtagtt
The DNA window shown above is from Drosophila busckii strain San Diego stock center, stock number 13000-0081.31 chromosome 3L, ASM1175060v1, whole genome shotgun sequence and carries:
- the LOC108600185 gene encoding E3 ubiquitin-protein ligase listerin; translated protein: MGGKTKQTPRTKNNAKPSSSSRSAELLGSATPMFVGFSAQADGNLVPFAPGFASAEQMPETFDASISPQTQIILRKLSKKDPMTKKKALQEMHELISESDLDSVKNILPLWPKFYHNLANDIDHTVREQSQTVLQLLMSKCKRAMAPYLKQLVPVLLASRFDNYAPAASIAINTLQETFARPSEVCLHCQTEILDYSTRNLTFHTAATLSIGKSLKPEEAEQKYQRVIISTFKALSYFLDQISEAAELEQVKESLSTLVAHQKFWSFAKSKQPPIKAAWFECVYHMLQCAKLVEVLTPQKNQLITLSFQFIDDTDPLVAPHVWGCVLLLQSNYDDWYVPLNIRKALLPKLSSLLCNAFNRNAQAICPNLLPFLSKITSASLQDMDLYEFYQRFFDDLKSALVDAHDPPLAKSDASIMHSAYFECLRLVLQQINNNAERTEQMEVFAYGLLEHQLLEPIAHLLRSDSAHVKYFFQHTSALVAFWDRQCSSDATNKNAFALYIKMLNKFWTRIFELITNDLAVEDVNEQLLSHVLLLVQDLHVANPSLETHSVKFAEPANEEEVSSQHSTPTRKAHEAAAFIQKELKQLVIKLVRICLDKVTASSGYIAGRYIRQVRTLTKLFTDAEFYKGLTELGELRATLDRFVALLGKLNDDACESVVEILFEILTLLEPQESFDYIAQTLLKLQLHRVQNLLLHRLLSYPLCTEPVVRQMLASPETCTVITRIAEEVVVSNDRDNLNLLHKCFFQTDTGDILINAATVDKILLAMCKPLEQTPMNDMVEVCGSFIAQIMPVICSKDNSSLAVRQQIFLRLFKFSLEQRVGDYLSQDTLWEITTCWQDALSSKDIEITDELLQSCAGIVEQLSQTVELNTSSLECMAEAMAKFIVCSTENIEQEPQRLARIDESIVALLSSTIKSSSSIQQFEQHCVYLEALEDCITPAVPFDNAAMEPTQILPLLKRAALNLSTICKLVCRVDNPQLTEQQPDTEDELTEDYCDPNANLLKHWSEALITELLQCLQLAATADIWLNVSQQLDNDCEELTLCLAEQLKSLMGNSSELVAIIRQRLEQAALQQQSVVSCRLLGDLVHCEQYAAFEESATILLHEELSEMLVGQGALKAYVMTLQHMLPKLSQKALTLNSAVMRTEPDVLWIKAAVFRCLILNNFQAAVNEQTDRNIIFSALQFLTQVGEQQTAQNQLLLYNVDLLQQPYEAVLNVVEVIQLLNEVLQRFPYELSIKHWDAIRIGLSSWVLSVSKSIKHYADPKISFFIVAVYQLFATLVTFVRSEKQKSSTEMLKNVIDEWESLFAREVNVVLFRTYYELTHEPTVQSDMQACYAALLERLMPTLELLDYSFVYAHCKAPSSSHSLDHLCNFLLKQLHSNQHSVRLNAVHALRQLTPQFVADDIEVNDKQSEQLESAATSSSTISQWHFLHRFEDYLTRYDALIRTYLEEFSFKLSELDDLEPIDRHAAFSYLLIWDCIINVCAKSPVALRSVYTSWLNDNRYEENFLHFLFRAMPVDILRNHSAKIHSNGVYKELSWSQLKDPQLPLERYACHLYTEVLRKLPAVVRKWWNTCQSRQKNFVDNLTTNYVSALICTEELKAIASRKEKHENMQVTVHTSTREVLAVYSIDEARMELVITLASNYPLGAVKVECGKQIGGRANSRNVGMQLTIFLTHQNGTIYDGLTLWKNNLDKKFEGVEECYVCYTVIHQDTCQLPKLTCKTCKKKFHGPCLYKWFTTSSKSTCPICRNVF
- the LOC108600186 gene encoding uncharacterized protein LOC108600186, yielding MSKFLSYYNLFPIPDPKEFLGMAADKKDGNVITTLARNVVVVLNISTHKQVYSWSMPEKLSTKVIFDQNSQKYVAVFGNHAIRLWDTDTSDVAKCKKLKFQKSIAHMVHTDKEAIVLYSDGTSETLSQALESRKDQKEDTAEQLALAASKTMSKPTVHKLANGQELLTYFEERHATGELQLIRHPLDNSKIRSYAIKREAVRLAGYAVIEGDAAPQLLTIWSDKRIFMLNLAERTHELAPGQFVSMLAELNVESKLSVHGLSRNFAAIYGANYGQEGASLLVYNTLFKVVNAKQYFKVYLDFSRLWARDDHILLAMGQNIAAVRYCTNDELLVDMLGSQVHNTQLTPIELDHINEEEALEAVLKYGGSRTEHKPMTKGKLANKPVKNLPPANGKTVAFDSPEISQQELDELVKTHVSGEILHVDNGLEDVQITLMGNYFDEGPQNLAVQSVMRQLERSGAGEQEITEKLLTLFIKTKDSQHVLMCLRRYTNISEHMLAWCLRFALDTSTTALTNGDAKDKDRATPETDELLNAVLACTFNSEAIEKHLKKQLELPHVLRLLKHLYVVATVPDVLLEERPDHNNVTFGNTCTELQAMQWLSALLTSHITLLTICKDKELQTILKKWSEHFKLYAELLKPLAMVVPLLTNIITRHQPKRPYSTMWYNIEKVKLY